The following are from one region of the Populus trichocarpa isolate Nisqually-1 chromosome 8, P.trichocarpa_v4.1, whole genome shotgun sequence genome:
- the LOC7471100 gene encoding DNA replication complex GINS protein SLD5 isoform X2, which translates to MATEESASVMDDYETLISTTDVELLKRAWRNEKAAPEILQFESSLVQRIKEQIELAEQNVEISEANNIDPLTVSLYQMDLDRTQFLLRSYLRVRLQKIEKYLFYVLKTDEYLNRLSKQEQMFARRCTDDLGSHLDETVLAKLPDNYQSILKQSITSEEDDMAWKSQRWSATYLPLYVTSS; encoded by the exons ATGGCTACGGAGGAATCAGCGAGCGTGATGGATGATTATGAGACGTTGATTTCGACGACCGATGTTGAGCTCTTGAAAAGAGCGTGGCGTAACGAGAAAGCTGCTCCGGAGATTCTTCAATTTGAATCTTCTTTAGTTCAAAGAATCAAAGAGCAAATCGAATTAGcg GAACAAAATGTGGAAATATCCGAAGCAAATAATATAGATCCACTCACTGTGTCGCTTTACCAAATGGACTTGGATAGGACTCAATTTTTGCTGAGATCATATCTTCGGGTTCGTCTTCAGAAG ATTGAGAAGTACTTGTTCTATGTTTTGAAAACTGATGAGTATCTAAACCGGCTTTCTAAGCAGGAGCAAATGTTTGCAAGAAG GTGCACGGATGATTTGGGAAGCCATCTTGATGAGACTGTTTTGGCGAAGTTGCCTGATAATTACCAGTCCATATTAAAGCAATCTATAACCAGTGAAGAGGATGATATGG catggaaatcacagagATGGAGCGCGACTTACTTACCTTTGTATGTTACAAGTTCATAA
- the LOC7471100 gene encoding DNA replication complex GINS protein SLD5 isoform X1 translates to MATEESASVMDDYETLISTTDVELLKRAWRNEKAAPEILQFESSLVQRIKEQIELAEQNVEISEANNIDPLTVSLYQMDLDRTQFLLRSYLRVRLQKIEKYLFYVLKTDEYLNRLSKQEQMFARRCTDDLGSHLDETVLAKLPDNYQSILKQSITSEEDDMVPVPRLDTFVICKAKQYLSGLDFEPEYSMEITEMERDLLTFVCYKFIKKPLENGKIDLV, encoded by the exons ATGGCTACGGAGGAATCAGCGAGCGTGATGGATGATTATGAGACGTTGATTTCGACGACCGATGTTGAGCTCTTGAAAAGAGCGTGGCGTAACGAGAAAGCTGCTCCGGAGATTCTTCAATTTGAATCTTCTTTAGTTCAAAGAATCAAAGAGCAAATCGAATTAGcg GAACAAAATGTGGAAATATCCGAAGCAAATAATATAGATCCACTCACTGTGTCGCTTTACCAAATGGACTTGGATAGGACTCAATTTTTGCTGAGATCATATCTTCGGGTTCGTCTTCAGAAG ATTGAGAAGTACTTGTTCTATGTTTTGAAAACTGATGAGTATCTAAACCGGCTTTCTAAGCAGGAGCAAATGTTTGCAAGAAG GTGCACGGATGATTTGGGAAGCCATCTTGATGAGACTGTTTTGGCGAAGTTGCCTGATAATTACCAGTCCATATTAAAGCAATCTATAACCAGTGAAGAGGATGATATGG TGCCAGTGCCCCGACTTGACACATTCGTTATCTGCAAAGCCAAGCAATATCTTTCTGGCCTTGACTTTGAGCCTGAGTACAG catggaaatcacagagATGGAGCGCGACTTACTTACCTTTGTATGTTACAAGTTCATAAAGAAGCCTCTAGAGAATGGGAAGATAGATTTGGTCTAA
- the LOC7471101 gene encoding calcium-binding protein CP1, protein MCPYGTSLAAGTKRGGARSDFRPAFDVLDADHDGKISKDDLRMFYAGFSSNGADDDFIGSMMSVADFNKDGFVEYDEFERVLDGASEKKKSSSSTRSSSGVMEDVFKVMDKDGDGKLSVDDLKSYMQWAGFDASDDDIKAMIKSACYSGGGDKDGVTYDDFLKILALDNSSAA, encoded by the coding sequence ATGTGCCCATATGGGACAAGTCTAGCTGCAGGGACCAAACGGGGTGGTGCAAGATCAGATTTCAGGCCAGCATTTGATGTTCTTGATGCAGACCATGACGGGAAGATAAGCAAAGATGATCTTCGCATGTTTTATGCAGGGTTTTCAAGTAATGGTGCCGATGATGATTTTATAGGCTCAATGATGTCTGTTGCGGATTTTAACAAAGATGGGTTTGTTGAGTATGATGAATTTGAACGTGTTTTGGATGGTGCTAGTGAAAAGAAGAAATCTTCATCGTCAACAAGGTCTAGTTCTGGGGTTATGGAGGATGTATTTAAGGTCATGGATAAAGACGGGGATGGAAAACTGAGTGTCGATGATCTGAAGAGTTATATGCAATGGGCAGGGTTTGATGCTTCTGATGATGATATTAAAGCTATGATAAAATCGGCTTGTTATTCTGGCGGCGGTGATAAAGATGGCGTCACTTATGATGATTTCCTTAAGATTTTGGCTCTTGATAATTCTTCTGCTGCATAG